The following DNA comes from Sediminitomix flava.
ACTTTCTAGAGCAAAACACATATTTTCGTAAACATTGCACCAGCTTATATTAGATTCATTTGATCAAGGCAATTCCAAAAGTATATATAGAAAGTATTTTAGGCGATAGCAGCTTTCCTTTTGAGCATCGTATCCAGAACCTTGCGTTTTTTATAGGTCTTTCTGGGACATTGGTCTTTAACTTTTTACTTTTTTTTATAGAAATAGACCTGCCTTACCGTCTAATGATGATGTTTTTGGGACTTATTTTTGCTGTATGCTTTTACTTTAGTAGGGTACATAGAAAGTATATTCTCACCCTATGTATAGAATCCGCATGTGAAGTTGTTATCATACTCTACGAATGGAAGAATTTAGGCGGATTTGACTCTTCATTAATCTCTTTAATCTTAGTCTTATTTATAATAAAACCCCTTCTAGTCAATTTTAGGTATCATCTATACGTCAGTGGTTTCTATGCTTTAGTTTTATTTGCCATATTTTACCTTGATATCTATTATCAGCATCTACTAGTTATTCCTTATCAACCATCTGATGTAGACCGCTTACAAGTCATCGTCAATTTTGGTATTATAGGTCTAGTTATTTTCTTTTTTAAAAGAGAGTATGAGAAAAGATTAGAGGAAAAGGGAGCAATTCAATCCCAACTTGAAAATGCATTGGTTAAGGAGAAAGAACTGAATCAGATCAAGACAGAGTTTATCCAAATGGTTTCAC
Coding sequences within:
- a CDS encoding sensor histidine kinase, with translation MIKAIPKVYIESILGDSSFPFEHRIQNLAFFIGLSGTLVFNFLLFFIEIDLPYRLMMMFLGLIFAVCFYFSRVHRKYILTLCIESACEVVIILYEWKNLGGFDSSLISLILVLFIIKPLLVNFRYHLYVSGFYALVLFAIFYLDIYYQHLLVIPYQPSDVDRLQVIVNFGIIGLVIFFFKREYEKRLEEKGAIQSQLENALVKEKELNQIKTEFIQMVSHQFRTPLTSIYSSTELLDLSLQNEGLATEKNKLKIDRIYDAVNLLTGMLEKLLAFEKVDSEAIRVRKINSNCILLVKDCVDKFNFKNESKINVSVSYINSPKPVSVDPTLFKEVIHQLLENAIKFSENDAKINIDLGFTDTYFKLKISDKGIGIPETDIEHIFDPFFRSQNAKNIKGNGIGLVFAKKFVSLHDGIISVESKEGIGTVFKLSFPY